In Agromyces archimandritae, one genomic interval encodes:
- a CDS encoding alginate lyase family protein: MWEVPPFYAGADANRAVKHALLDDANQAYAAALVYTVNGDERYAEAAAKMIRAWSKVQEVRTTGDSGLAFSYHFPALIFAADLIDGYRGFTAADRAAFETFLRDKALPANTMDRENNWGNWGMVLVMSAAAYLEDETLFHTAVNRWKHFIEHQVDENGTLPEETGRNDGTGGHGIWYTHFALQPQTIAAEIALVNGVDLYDYVSPSGRTLRQAYEVVAGWVADPATFPVWQGDPSELVNVRTIEYAFQGRQISESTISYFELLNAHWPTAAAASVLGADRPVSTLHSAPYLTFTHGPRVQPSEPGADARNHAGHRGPRGGGRG; encoded by the coding sequence ATCTGGGAGGTTCCGCCGTTCTACGCGGGTGCGGATGCGAACCGTGCCGTCAAGCATGCCCTCCTCGACGACGCGAACCAGGCCTATGCAGCCGCCCTCGTCTACACCGTGAACGGGGATGAACGGTACGCGGAAGCCGCGGCCAAGATGATCCGCGCATGGTCGAAGGTGCAGGAGGTGCGCACGACCGGCGACTCGGGCCTCGCATTCTCGTACCACTTCCCGGCGCTGATCTTCGCCGCGGACCTCATCGACGGCTACCGAGGATTCACGGCAGCCGACCGTGCCGCCTTCGAAACCTTCCTGCGCGACAAGGCCCTGCCGGCGAACACCATGGACCGCGAGAACAACTGGGGCAACTGGGGCATGGTCCTCGTCATGTCGGCCGCCGCCTACCTCGAAGACGAGACCCTCTTCCACACCGCAGTGAACCGGTGGAAGCACTTCATCGAGCACCAGGTCGACGAGAACGGCACCCTGCCCGAAGAGACCGGCCGCAACGACGGCACCGGCGGTCACGGCATCTGGTACACCCACTTCGCCCTGCAACCGCAGACCATCGCCGCCGAGATCGCCCTCGTCAACGGCGTCGACCTCTACGACTACGTCTCACCGAGCGGTCGCACCCTGCGCCAGGCCTACGAAGTCGTCGCCGGCTGGGTCGCCGACCCGGCGACCTTCCCCGTCTGGCAGGGCGACCCGTCCGAACTCGTCAACGTCCGCACCATCGAGTACGCCTTCCAAGGCCGACAGATCAGCGAATCGACCATCAGCTACTTCGAACTCCTGAACGCCCACTGGCCCACGGCAGCCGCCGCGTCCGTCCTCGGCGCCGACCGCCCGGTGTCGACGCTGCACTCGGCACCGTACCTGACGTTCACCCACGGGCCGCGGGTGCAGCCGAGCGAGCCTGGGGCGGACGCCCGGAACCATGCGGGGCACCGGGGGCCGCGGGGTGGGGGCAGAGGGTAG
- a CDS encoding family 16 glycoside hydrolase codes for MKKRAFALGLSAVLAVSVLASPPAFAAPDAGTFTEDFSNGLGDWTSTSGQWSAADGVASVTDTTVSGPKSMHLTSWEFGDFEATVTAQITEASTPTSWVGISTRMTEGQEDFRASGYTAFLRGNGQLALVKPHATDPTAVATIATASTGVDPRLAPVQLTLRAEGTTLEVFVDGAATPAISVTDAGYTRGKLGLTAGGAFASFRNLQVVHDDGAEVEPKPVAWGGVFLGDGSTANCGRASRAIPKTRHGSTCSARRISRSPATRRRRRSGRFRRSTRVRMRTVPSSMPSSTTRTRPMQPPSSTP; via the coding sequence AAACGCGCATTCGCCCTCGGCCTGTCGGCCGTGCTCGCCGTATCCGTGCTCGCCTCACCACCGGCGTTCGCGGCACCGGACGCGGGCACGTTCACCGAAGACTTCTCGAACGGGCTCGGTGACTGGACGAGCACGAGCGGGCAGTGGAGCGCCGCCGACGGTGTCGCAAGCGTCACCGACACGACGGTAAGCGGCCCGAAGTCGATGCACCTCACCTCGTGGGAGTTCGGCGATTTCGAGGCGACCGTCACCGCGCAGATCACCGAAGCATCCACCCCCACGAGTTGGGTCGGGATCTCGACGCGCATGACGGAAGGCCAGGAGGACTTCCGCGCGAGCGGCTACACGGCCTTCCTCCGAGGCAACGGCCAGCTCGCGCTCGTGAAGCCGCACGCCACCGACCCGACCGCGGTCGCCACGATCGCCACCGCGTCGACGGGTGTGGATCCCCGGCTGGCGCCGGTGCAGCTCACGCTGCGTGCAGAGGGCACGACGCTCGAGGTGTTCGTCGATGGGGCGGCGACGCCGGCGATCTCGGTCACCGATGCCGGCTACACGCGCGGCAAGCTCGGCCTGACGGCCGGCGGGGCGTTCGCGTCGTTCCGGAACCTGCAGGTCGTGCACGACGACGGTGCGGAGGTCGAACCCAAACCGGTCGCCTGGGGCGGCGTGTTCCTCGGCGACGGCAGCACGGCGAATTGCGGGCGCGCGTCGCGTGCAATCCCGAAGACCCGGCATGGCTCGACGTGCTCGGCGAGGCGGATCTCGCGCTCGCCCGCGACCCGAAGGCGCCGGCGATCTGGGAGGTTCCGCCGTTCTACGCGGGTGCGGATGCGAACCGTGCCGTCAAGCATGCCCTCCTCGACGACGCGAACCAGGCCTATGCAGCCGCCCTCGTCTACACCGTGA